The segment GTGCCCTTCAGTACGACGAACATCTCGTGCTTGCCGCCATGCGTGTAAGCGTCATCGCCGGTCGAGCCGCCGACGTCGAACTCCCCCGAATAAACCTCGAATTCATGGATCGGCCGCCGCGACAGCAACGTCTTTCGGCAACCGTGGCTGATCGGCAACAGGGGGCGGTCGGCTCTGGTAAGCACCTTGTGGAACCCACCTTCGGTCTGCTCGAACAGGTCGTTGATGCCGAGATCCAAGGCCGCCGCGATCCGCATCAGGGTACTGGCGCTGGCGCCGCTCAGATTGCGCTCGAGCTGGCTGATGAAGCTTGCCGTCGTGCCGACCATATCGGCCAGCTGGCGAAGCGAAATGCGTCGGGCCGTGCGAATGGCCTTGATCCGGCCACCGACATGCTTGGCCTTGCCGGCTTCCGTGGCCGCCAGCGCGGCTAGCTCCGGGGATGTCGCAGGGTCGACTTTCACCGAGTGCCTCCTCACTTAACACCCTATTAAGTGAGATGTCGGAACGCAAGCCATTTTTCGAGGCATGGTTCTGGCCGCCGGCGCGGCTGCGTATGCTGGCGCTGCTCATCTCGTTGGCGAGGCGAAAAAACGGTTCGCGGCGGTCGCAGCCATCGCATCGGCGAGGCCCATCTCCCATTGTGTGCGGCAATAGGCGCGGAAATCGAAACAGGGGAGGCCCGGGCAGACCTCGAACTCGATGAGATGGATGCTATTGTCGGCTTCGACCCGGAAATCGACGGAAAACACATCGCGCAAGCCGAGCCCGGCGATCAGGCTTTGCGCGATCCGTCGGATCCTTGCATCGGCTCGCGGCTGGCTGGCGGCAACCGGCAGCAGCACCGGCTCGGCATATGTTCCCGCCGCCCTGGCAGCCTCGCCGGTGTCGCCGTAGAGCGCCAGGCTGTCCTCCATAGTCTGGAAATCACCGCCCGAATCAACAAAGACGATGCCGAGCGCTTCGACACCAGTGTCCGGCTTCAAACCGAGAAAACTGGCGCGCGCATTGCGCCCGGTGACGTAGGGCTGCACGACGACATCGTCGCGATAGGCAGCGAAGACGCGCCGGCTAAGCTCAAGCGCGTGGCCGAGATCTCTGCTGTGCGAATCCGGCCAGATGCCGATCTTGGCGCCGAGCCGGTTCGGCTTGACGAACCAGCCGGCTGGCGAAGCCGGTGGCTCGACCAGCCAGCTGCCGTCGCGTGCCAAACCGGATTGCGGCACCGGCAGGCCGAGTGCGCCGAGCACGGCGCCGGAGCGAAACTTGTCCTGGCAGAGCGCAAACAGGGCATCATCGGCGCCGAGCAGCTTCAGGCCGTTCAGCCTTGCCAGCGCCGGCGCCGCACCGCCGCGGAAATAGGCGATGCCGTCGGTCAGCGTCCACACCAGCGTCGTCTTCGGATCCTCACCGGCAAGCACATTTGCGGCATCGTCGAGCGCCACCGGCGCGAAGGACAGGCCGCGCGTCTGGCAGGCTGCGGCAAGCGCGTCGAATTCAGGGGCGATGTCGGTCGATTGCGCCAGATAGGAGACGATTTCGGCAGCGCGCCCCGGCACGTGGCCATCGGCAACCAGCCGCTCGAAGCAGGCATTTTCCGGCTCGTAGACAAGGATCAGCTTCGGCCTTCGGCTTGACATGACATGCACGATTCCTGGAGATGAACGGGTCCTGGCAGCGCGATTGCCTACCATCGCACGGCGAATGTATCAGGCTTTCGCGGAATCGACGTCAGACGGGCGCCTGCGCGACAGTGCTGGCGCGATCTTCCTGTTTGAACGTGATCTTTTCGAACCGGAGGTTCGGAATAATGGTTTAGGCGATCAGCACGCGCGGCTCGAAGCGGCCGTTGACCGGAATGTCGAGCAGAAACGTCATGCCGGCTTGCGGATCCAGCAGGCGCTGTTTCTCATCCTTGCCCGACCAGGCGGAGGTGACCGCCAGCCGGTCGGCATTCCTGCCGACAAAGGCCGGGCAGGACGGCTGCGTCACCGGCATCGCGACCGAACGGATGAGCTTGCCGTCAGGTCCGTAGGCTTCAACGACGCTGCCGCCCCAGCAGGCGTTCCACAGGACACCGTCGCGATCGAGCACCGAACCGTCGATATAGCCCTTGGCCTTGCGGTGATCGACGAAGATTTTTGGCTCGCCAGCCGGCAGGCCGGTCGCCGGATCGCAGCCGACGCGCATCAACAGGCCGGTGCTGGTATCGGTGTAATGGGCAACGGTTCCATCTTCGGAAAAACAGATCGAGTTCGACACCGTTATGTCTGAATAGAGCCGGCGCAATTCACCCCTGAAGAACCAGTAGATCGAGCCAGCTGCCTTTGCCTCGCCCTTGCCCATCGTGCCGACCCAAAAGGCGCCGCAGGGGTGGACGCGCGAATCGTTCGAGCGAGTCGTCGGATTGTCGGCTTCGATGGCCGTATGCAGCGTCATCTTGCCGGTCGCCACGTCGCGGACATGCAGACCGGTTTCGGTGGCGATCATCTGTCTTTTGTCGTCGACGATGGCGATCGCGCTGGCCATCTGGCCAAGCTCGTGGATCTTGACGGCACCGCCGGACAGGGGCTTTTCCAGAAGCTGGCCGTTGACGATGTCGAACCAGTAGAGCGTATCGGTGGCGGGGTCATAGCTCGGGCCTTCGCCGAGTTGACAGACATGGTCGGAAAAAACCGAAACGATGGCTTCGCTCATGGCGCGGCTCCAAACGCTGCGTCCCAGGCTACTGTGGCAGCGCGGGCCCGCGTTGCCACCTCGTCGACGCTCATACCGGGCTTGAACAGGCTGGAGCCGAGGCCGAAGACGCTGACGCCGGCCGCCTTGTAGCCGGCAAAGTCCTTCTCCGACACGCCGCCGACCGCGCCGACCAGCGTCTCAGCCGGCAAAACGGCGCGCATCGCCGCGATCCCGGCCGCACCGAGCACGCTGGCCGGGAAGAATTTCAGCGCCGAGGCGCCGAGCCGGATGGCTTGGAAAGCTTCGGTCGGCGTGAGCACGCCGGGCATCGTCACCATGGCGTAGTGCATCGCCCGGCCTATGACCTCCGCATCGATGTGGGGGCTGACCAGCAGCCGCCCGCCAGCCTTGTTCAGTCCGTCGACATCGGCTGCGGTCAACACAGTCCCGGCGCCGACCAATGCCGTCGCCGGCAGCGCCTCAACAATCCTCGCGATGGAGACAAACGGGTCCGGCGAATTGAGCGGCACTTCGATCGCTTCGATGCCGGCCTCGAAGATCGCCCGGCCGACGGCCACCGCCTCGTCCGGCTTGAGGCCGCGCAGGATCGCGACAAGCCCGCGCCCGAGCTTCGGAAACGATACGGTCTCGGTCATGCGGCAACTCCGCTGTTGTCGATCATGTCTGGGCAATCATGCCATTTTTGCGTGCCGCCTCGACCAGGCCGGCACGCACCGCCTCGTCGGCATCGACGGCTCTCAACGCAAGTCCGGCAAGACCGAGCGCCTCAGTGTAGAGCGCGCCGAGCCCGCCGGAAGCGACCAGCACGACCGACCCGCCTTTCCCATAGCGGCGGCTGGCCGAGGCGATCTCGCCGCCGATCAGCAGGCCGGACAGGCAAGCAGCGGCATCGTCGGGTTTCAGGTCCTGCAAAAGGCCCGCAGCGCGGATCGAGAACAGCCTCGATGTGACATCGCCGCCCTCGGCCAGCGCGATCTCGCACCAGCGCTGGAAAAACGGATTGCCTGGTGCAACCGGCTTGGGCTGCTCGCCCAGCGAATGGCGCAGGATCGAATGCGCCGCCAGCACCGAAAACAGCTCGCCGGTCGGCCAGGTGCCAAAACCGGCAACCGCGCCGTCCTCGACCAGCACCCATTTCGAGTGGGTGCCGGGCATGCAGACGAGATGGCGACCTTTTGCCGGCAAACCGGCGCCGGCAAGCTGCGTTTCCTCGCCGCGCATGACGTCCGGCGCGTCGGCCTGGCGCTGGGCAAGGCCAGGCACGATACGGATGTCGCGGCGCTGGCCGGGGACGCGCGCAGCACCGGCAAAGATGGCACCAATCGGCGCCGGCACAGCGACATAGGGCGCCTCCAGCCAGCCCTGGCGCGAGCCGGCCATGCCGCAGATGATGACGGGCATCGCTTCCGGCGCGCCCATCGCCGCCAGATGTCCTTCGAGGATGGTCGAAAACCCGGCCGCCTGCGCGGTGATCAGCCCGTCGTCGCCGCGACGCTCGGCAAGGACGTTTCCGGCCTCATTGACCAGCCAGACCCTGAGACGGGTGGTGCCCCAGTCGACGGCGGCGACGGCCGGCGCCTTGCTCGGCGATCCTGGGCTCACAGGAAGCCCCCGTCGACGATCAGCATCTGCGCGGTCAGCATGCGCGAAGCGTCCGACGCCAGGAACAGCACCGTGCCGACGACGTCTTCCGGCTGCATCACCTGCTTGATGCATTGCTTGGCCACGTGGGCGGCGAGCGCCTGTTCGGTGACCCAGAGCTGCTTCTGCCGCTCGGTGATCACCCAGCCGGGTGCGATCGCATTGACGCGAATGCCGTCGGCGCCGAGCTTGCCGGCAAGCCCCTTGGTCAGGCCGACAATCCCCGCCTTGGCGGCGGTATAGGCCGGCATGTCGGGGTGATTGATCAGGAACGACGTCGACGTGAAGTTGATGATCGAGCCGCCGCCGGCGCGCTTCATGCCCGGCGCCACCGCCTGTGCGGAGAAGAAATGCGGACGCAGGTTGACCGCCTGGTTGTTGTCCCAGAACTCCACGGTGACATCTTCCACCGCGTGGCGATCATCAAGTGCTGCATTGTTGACCAGCACGGTGACGTCGCCATGCGCTTCGGCAGCCTTGGCTACCGAAGCCCGCAGCGCCTCGATGTCGCGTATGTCTGTCTTGAGATAGAGAGGCCGGCGACCGAGATCCGTCTCGATGCGGTCGGCCAGCGCCAGGCT is part of the Mesorhizobium sp. L-2-11 genome and harbors:
- a CDS encoding helix-turn-helix domain-containing protein; this translates as MKVDPATSPELAALAATEAGKAKHVGGRIKAIRTARRISLRQLADMVGTTASFISQLERNLSGASASTLMRIAAALDLGINDLFEQTEGGFHKVLTRADRPLLPISHGCRKTLLSRRPIHEFEVYSGEFDVGGSTGDDAYTHGGKHEMFVVLKGTVELTLADERFVMNEGDSIEYATSTPHRTENIGNTPAQVLWIIAPPTSGAAELNRYTPGQGSQPGGPN
- a CDS encoding D-alanine:D-lactate ligase-like protein is translated as MSSRRPKLILVYEPENACFERLVADGHVPGRAAEIVSYLAQSTDIAPEFDALAAACQTRGLSFAPVALDDAANVLAGEDPKTTLVWTLTDGIAYFRGGAAPALARLNGLKLLGADDALFALCQDKFRSGAVLGALGLPVPQSGLARDGSWLVEPPASPAGWFVKPNRLGAKIGIWPDSHSRDLGHALELSRRVFAAYRDDVVVQPYVTGRNARASFLGLKPDTGVEALGIVFVDSGGDFQTMEDSLALYGDTGEAARAAGTYAEPVLLPVAASQPRADARIRRIAQSLIAGLGLRDVFSVDFRVEADNSIHLIEFEVCPGLPCFDFRAYCRTQWEMGLADAMAATAANRFFASPTR
- a CDS encoding SMP-30/gluconolactonase/LRE family protein, yielding MSEAIVSVFSDHVCQLGEGPSYDPATDTLYWFDIVNGQLLEKPLSGGAVKIHELGQMASAIAIVDDKRQMIATETGLHVRDVATGKMTLHTAIEADNPTTRSNDSRVHPCGAFWVGTMGKGEAKAAGSIYWFFRGELRRLYSDITVSNSICFSEDGTVAHYTDTSTGLLMRVGCDPATGLPAGEPKIFVDHRKAKGYIDGSVLDRDGVLWNACWGGSVVEAYGPDGKLIRSVAMPVTQPSCPAFVGRNADRLAVTSAWSGKDEKQRLLDPQAGMTFLLDIPVNGRFEPRVLIA
- a CDS encoding 2-dehydro-3-deoxy-6-phosphogalactonate aldolase — translated: MTETVSFPKLGRGLVAILRGLKPDEAVAVGRAIFEAGIEAIEVPLNSPDPFVSIARIVEALPATALVGAGTVLTAADVDGLNKAGGRLLVSPHIDAEVIGRAMHYAMVTMPGVLTPTEAFQAIRLGASALKFFPASVLGAAGIAAMRAVLPAETLVGAVGGVSEKDFAGYKAAGVSVFGLGSSLFKPGMSVDEVATRARAATVAWDAAFGAAP
- a CDS encoding 2-dehydro-3-deoxygalactonokinase; translation: MSPGSPSKAPAVAAVDWGTTRLRVWLVNEAGNVLAERRGDDGLITAQAAGFSTILEGHLAAMGAPEAMPVIICGMAGSRQGWLEAPYVAVPAPIGAIFAGAARVPGQRRDIRIVPGLAQRQADAPDVMRGEETQLAGAGLPAKGRHLVCMPGTHSKWVLVEDGAVAGFGTWPTGELFSVLAAHSILRHSLGEQPKPVAPGNPFFQRWCEIALAEGGDVTSRLFSIRAAGLLQDLKPDDAAACLSGLLIGGEIASASRRYGKGGSVVLVASGGLGALYTEALGLAGLALRAVDADEAVRAGLVEAARKNGMIAQT
- a CDS encoding SDR family NAD(P)-dependent oxidoreductase, producing MMPSARFADLEGASVLITGGGSGIGAALTDGFARQGAKVAFIDIADGPSLALADRIETDLGRRPLYLKTDIRDIEALRASVAKAAEAHGDVTVLVNNAALDDRHAVEDVTVEFWDNNQAVNLRPHFFSAQAVAPGMKRAGGGSIINFTSTSFLINHPDMPAYTAAKAGIVGLTKGLAGKLGADGIRVNAIAPGWVITERQKQLWVTEQALAAHVAKQCIKQVMQPEDVVGTVLFLASDASRMLTAQMLIVDGGFL